The Pectobacterium sp. A5351 genome contains the following window.
ACGGCAGACGGCGTCATGCGTATGGATTGCGCATCAGGCTTTGGGGCTGCGACGATGGTCACCGCAACCTTCGGGTTTGTTGCGGTATCCCATGCGCTGAAGAAGATGATGGCGAAAAGGGAAAGGGCGTCTGCGACGTAACAGGTGTTTGTGACAAAATAAAGCCTGTGGTGCAGAAGTCGCGTGAATTTCGCTATTTTCCCGCGACTTCTTGTTCTGCTATGTCCCTGATTCTGGCGGCCAGCGCCGCCAGTCCGCTTGAACGCGAAGCGCTGAGCTGTGCGCGCAGCCCCAACATATCGAACAGCGCCAGCGGATCGTGCTGTAATAGCGTTTCTGGCGCTTTTCCCTCAACGGCGGTGAGCAATACCGCCAGTAATCCCCGCACGATGCGTCCGTCGCTGTCACCGTAAAAATGCAACCTGCCATTTTCCTGACGTTGATAACCCAGCCAGACGCGATTTTCACAGCCGGATAATGAAATCTCGTCTGTCTTCAGCACTTCAGGCAGTGCGGGTAACGCCTTCGCCAATAAA
Protein-coding sequences here:
- the csdE gene encoding cysteine desulfurase sulfur acceptor subunit CsdE — protein: MTETTDTMHPFDHTHPFGHAITVADLLARFDTCHAWEDRYRQLILLAKALPALPEVLKTDEISLSGCENRVWLGYQRQENGRLHFYGDSDGRIVRGLLAVLLTAVEGKAPETLLQHDPLALFDMLGLRAQLSASRSSGLAALAARIRDIAEQEVAGK